A single genomic interval of Croceibacter atlanticus HTCC2559 harbors:
- the rpsI gene encoding 30S ribosomal protein S9, translating to METIHKIGRRKTAVARVYLKDGSGNITVNKKDVNDYFTTGTLQYKVAQPLMLTENEGKYDLSINVFGGGITGQAEAIRLAISRIMCELDAENRLVLKPEGLLTRDPRMVERKKFGQKKARKKFQFSKR from the coding sequence ATGGAAACAATTCACAAAATTGGTAGAAGAAAAACAGCTGTTGCCAGAGTTTACCTTAAAGACGGTAGCGGTAACATTACTGTAAATAAAAAAGACGTTAACGACTATTTTACAACCGGAACACTTCAGTATAAAGTAGCACAACCATTAATGCTTACAGAGAACGAAGGCAAGTATGACCTAAGTATCAATGTATTTGGTGGTGGTATTACTGGACAAGCAGAAGCTATCCGTTTGGCTATCTCAAGAATTATGTGTGAGCTAGATGCTGAGAACCGTTTGGTTCTTAAACCAGAAGGTTTACTTACTAGAGACCCAAGAATGGTTGAGCGTAAGAAATTCGGTCAGAAGAAAGCCCGTAAAAAATTCCAATTCTCGAAACGTTAA